The following nucleotide sequence is from Elusimicrobiota bacterium.
CATCTAATACAAAAAACGGTATAACATTAGAATCTGCTATTGAAAGTTCGGGTAATATAACAGCAAATATCACAATTGGCAATATAACAGCAAAATATCCAATGTTAAGAGGTATAACAGTAGAAATTATTGTTCAAGATAATGCCAGAAAATCACAACCCGGCACATCACAACCTATTTTACTATCCGCAGAAACAAATAAAATAACACTTTATAACAACTTGTTTAACCCGACTAAAGGTGATAAAACAACAATTCGCTATGAGACAACCAGACCCGGCAGGATAACAATAAAAGTATACACATTACATGGAAATAAAGTAACAACATTAGTAGACGAAACTACGACTTCTACTGTTCCATACTGGGCAACGTGGGACGGTAAAGATGATAATGGCGACTTTGTTGCCAGCGGGATATATTTAATATACATAAAAGGTCCCGGCTTAAAGGACACAAAAAAGGTTTGTGTGATCAAATAACGGATAAGCGGATGGGCGGGTGAGCGGGTAAGATTGAGACAGATATATGAGAAAATTTATCACAACAATTGCATTTTTCACGTTATTGATATATAAATGTTATGCTGCAGGTCCCTGGACTAATGGTGCAGATATATTAACACGAGGAGTTGGAGCAAGACCTTTAGGTATGGGAGAAGCGTTTGTGGGTTTAGCTGATGATATAAATACCCTTCAATTTAATCCTGCGGGCTTAAGTAATATTTCCTGTAAAGAATTAGGGGCAATATATTCAAAAGAATTAGTGGATACTGGTTATAGCAATATAACATACTCTCAACCATTGAAAAATAGAGGATATATTGGCGGTTCTTTCCTGTTATTTCAGGGTGGTGACATAGAGATAAATTGGTGGGATGCAGTAAACGGGGTAAGAACTGAAACGAGGAATGCAGAACAAGATTATGTTTTAACATTTGGATATGCTAGGAATTTAATGAGTGATGGCGAATTATCAATAGGTGCTAATCTTAAATACATTAGCAGTAAATTAGCTGAAGAATCGACCGCTTCCAGTATAGCTGTAGATTTAGGTTTTCTTACCCGCTTATCCGCTTATCCGCTATCTGTTGGTTTGTCAATCCAGAATTTAGGGACTGCACTAAAATACAAAGGTGGTATAGCCAGTGGTTCAGAAAGTGATCCGCTGCCGATGGCTATAAGAGTCGGTGGTGCTTATAAGTTTATATCTGAAGATATGAAAAAACTCACAGGTGTTTTAGATATCAACAAATATACAAACACTGATATGCAGATAAATTTAGGATTAGAATGCTGGTTAAAAGAAATGATAACGTTACGGGCTGGTTATAAAACAGGAAATGATTTAGCTTCTATTACAGCAGGGGTAGGGTTTAGATTTAAGAGTTCTCAGTTGGATTACGGGTTCAGTCCTATGAGCGAAATAAATGCTGTTCATAAAATTTCGTTTGTGTTGAGATTTGGAGAATCGTCAGGTTCATTAGATAAAAAAACAGAGGACACTGCTGCTGAACAGCACTATCAAAGAGGATTAATATATTTTAACGCAGAAAAATATGAACTTGCTATTCAAGAGTTTCGGGACGCACTTGCGACGGACCCAAACCATAAAAAATCTATAATAAAATTAAAAGAAGCTACTGAAAAACCAATAGAACAAACTTTCCTGCGGGGATTGGAATATTTTGATAAAGGTCAGTATGATAACGCAAAAGTTCAATTAGGAAAAGTCCTTGAAATGGATCCTTCTCATAAAAAAGCTCAGCAAAAATTAAAAGAAATAACGCTTCTGGAGAGAGCGAGACAAACTGAAGAAGCATTACGTAACGCGGAAGAAAAACTAAAAGAAACATCTGTTACTGTTCCTAAAAAATTACCAATCGAACCCGCACCTGCAGAAACGGAGAACACTTTAAAAAATACAATTCTTTTTGAATTAAATAGTTCTTCTATAACACCATCCGGTCTGCGTATAATTGATAACGTAGCTAAAACATTAAGTGTTTTTCCACTTCAGAAGGTAAGCATAGAAGGACATT
It contains:
- a CDS encoding PorV/PorQ family protein, with translation MRKFITTIAFFTLLIYKCYAAGPWTNGADILTRGVGARPLGMGEAFVGLADDINTLQFNPAGLSNISCKELGAIYSKELVDTGYSNITYSQPLKNRGYIGGSFLLFQGGDIEINWWDAVNGVRTETRNAEQDYVLTFGYARNLMSDGELSIGANLKYISSKLAEESTASSIAVDLGFLTRLSAYPLSVGLSIQNLGTALKYKGGIASGSESDPLPMAIRVGGAYKFISEDMKKLTGVLDINKYTNTDMQINLGLECWLKEMITLRAGYKTGNDLASITAGVGFRFKSSQLDYGFSPMSEINAVHKISFVLRFGESSGSLDKKTEDTAAEQHYQRGLIYFNAEKYELAIQEFRDALATDPNHKKSIIKLKEATEKPIEQTFLRGLEYFDKGQYDNAKVQLGKVLEMDPSHKKAQQKLKEITLLERARQTEEALRNAEEKLKETSVTVPKKLPIEPAPAETENTLKNTILFELNSSSITPSGLRIIDNVAKTLSVFPLQKVSIEGHSDINEANSEEISRKRAEIVRDFLIKEYNISPERINMTTFGTSKPVADSSDADGQTKNRRVEITIVE